The Bacillus sp. Y1 genome includes the window TTGCGCCAGCCTCCTTCCAGACGGTGCGGAAGATGTACGACAGGGCTACGACTGAAAATACGATAGCGAATTCGGTCATGCGAGGCGCACCGCCTTTAGTGACGGCATTTTATCGACATCAATCGGACGACCTTCGTAATAACGCACAGGATCGAGGTTTAACCGTTGAATTTTTCGGGTAAATAACGAATTAATACGAGCGTTAGGGTCATACTTTATAGTAGAAGATGATTTGCGCATTGGCGAAAACCTCCGTAAATGGTTGATTTTTGTTACGATATAGCGTAAAATTTTCTACGTTGACTATGGTCAACTGACGTTAAACAACGTATAATGAGAATGAGCCTCAATACGACACAATGCCTAAGTGCCATATTGAGAACTCGTTACTATTAAAGCGCAACTAAATAGTCGTGATAATCTCCGAACTGTTTAGAATCAAACTTGCCGGCCAGGCGTTTGAATGTGCGTGATACTTGTTTGTGGTCAAGACCGAGGTAATTTCCGATTGCCGTCGGAGTTTTTAAATCGGTTGCGAGATACGATTGAACGATTGCCGTCGTCCTTTCGTTCTCACCGCGAACCAAGAAGTCGATCAGTTGCCGCTGGTCGTCTTTTTGTTTTGCGCCGATAAAATCTTCGAATCTGTAGTCATCAGCGAGTTCCAAGGTTGCCGCCTCTTCTTCGCCCTCTCGCTCGATTTCGTACTGTTCATACGCTCGACGAGTTTTTAACTTTCGCAGTAACGACTTGTATCGATTATTTAATGATCGATTAAATAACTTTACGAAGTCTCCTCCGTCTCTCTCTACGACATCTAGTGATTTGAGCAGCGTATCGTGGAAAAGATCCATCATGTCGTGATCGTTAGCCATAAAAGTCGAAGATGACCAGTAGCTCAGTTTCGGCTGATACTCGGAAAGTAAGTCTCGGTAAATGTTCGTGAAATCCGATTCGCTCTTTGCTCCGATGTACTGCGTTACTGCGTGATTGATATTAAGTTTTTGTTGTTGGTTCATTTAATTTCCTCCCTAATGTTGTTTACATACTGTTTGACGCACCAGTTTTCTTTTTCGGACACTTTCTTTAAAAATTCTTTTAATTTATTTTGGTGCGTGTCTACATAAACAAATATAGCACGGACAATTGGTAATATGTAGAAAGTAAAGAATCTTCCAATTCTGATACTTTGTTTACTACAGTGAACAGTTTACTAAAGTGTACATTTCTCCTTCAAAAAGAAAAGACAGCCGCGAGGGCTGCCGTAAATCACAGTTCATTTCCTATATTATTAACCTCCAACTTTTTCGGAAGCTACTTCTACTCCTCCAGTATCAAAGCCTGCTGCTTCTTCTTGACCAATGTTAAGCGCTAATGGAATTGCAACCAATACTGACGCGATTAAAACACCTAATAAAATTTTCTTCAAATTCAACATCTCCCTTAGTTTCGATTTTAAGATCAATCATTTCATCAATCATACTAGAAGTTTCGCCTAACTTCTTTGCTTCCCTGGCGGCCAAACTAGCGAAGAAATAGTTAGACTGTTTGAAAAATGTTTTGCGACACTCGTGCATTTTCTCTAAGGAGTTCTTTGCGATCGCATTTAGTAAGACTAAGAATTCATCATCGCCTTGCTGGAAAATCGCCTCCTTGATTAGTTTTAGTTCGAATTCGCTTCCTTTATTATTCTGGAGTCTTAATAGTATCGGGTCAGAATCTGAGGCTAATGGAACATTAAGATAAAGTTTTGCGAAATCCAAGTCACGTCGAGCGTTATCGATCAAGTCTTGCTCGCCCATGCTTTGAGTGATTTCGTATCTTGATTGAAGATATTTTATGGCCTTTTCTTTATCTTCTGTCAAGTACGTCATCCCCAATATGTATGACGCACTGGAAACTGTTTTCGGACAAATATTTGCATTAATTATTAAATTTGCATAAAAACGAGCTGATTTTATATCGTTTAAATGCCTACTTACATGGCCTAAAACCTCAGCTAATCTGTGTAGATAGCATTCTTTAATGAAAAGTTGTCGATCGCTTAATTTCTTGATGGAGGCTAGTGCTTCTTGTGCTGTTTCAAGCATTAGGTGATATTTTTCGTTGTAGTAGTAGTTATAACACTTGATGATTTCGGATAGAATCGCAATTTCACCTTTAAATTGGCCTGCTTTATTTAAACGGTCAATCAGGTCTTTAGCGCCTATCTTATTTATGTAAAAGTCATAGAGGATTGTGTAGATGGCAACGTGCTTCGAGAGAGATTTATCGTCTTGATACTTATCAATTATCTGCTTTAATAAGGATTTATTCCGAGTAATTGACGCATATTCAAAACTTTGCTTTATGGATTCTGTTGTATTAAAACGCAAACACCAGCTATCCATAACTTCTTTTTGATTATGTGGATATAAAACGAATGATAATCGTAGGTATTTACGAAAACTAAGTTGGCCGTTTAAATGGAAATGGGACATCTCTTGTTTAGTACAACCGATAATGTCTGCAACTTTATTGTAGGTTAAATAATTATGATCTTCGATTGTATGACAAATTTCCTTGTGTAATTTGTGCATTAATTATTGTCCCCTTTCAAAAATCTTGTTAAATATTTCCGTTCTTTCTGATATAATTAGATTGTACTACAAATGTTCACTAAAGTATACATATAAAATGGAAGGATGTGTATAAAATGATAGATTTTTCACCACTTCGTAAAACATTAGAAGAGAAAAATATGGTTATTAGTGATATGCGCGACAAAATCCTTCATCCAAAGACCATTGCAACTATTAACAAAAACGGTGACGTTAACCTAAGCACGATTGAAAAAATCTGTTTATTTCTCGACGTACCGATTGAAAAAGTAGTCCGTTTTACTACCGACGGCTCTAAAACGAAATAATAGAGGTGAAGCACCACGTTAGAAGTCGGAAGGTGCTTGCTACAAGAACGGCTCGATACGATCGGCATGACGCAAGTCCAGCTCGCGCATAAAATCGGCAAGTCGCCGAAGTGGGTTTCGGACACATGCAATAAACGCCATATTCTTTCGCTTATTAACGCAAAACTGATCGCCGATGCTGTCGGTTGTCACATCGACGACCTCTACGAATTTAAATACGCTCGTAGCAAGCGCAACTCGAACGGGTAAGCAGCGTCACTTACCCCGAGGAGAAGTACGTACCTTTACGTACACACCAAGACACGATTCCGACTTCTCCACCGCAGTCTTCAGCGCCTCTACCCCGTACTTCATCAGCGCCTCATTAGCGTCCTTACAATCCGTCCTCACATACGCATTTCTCAATCGAACTTTACCGCGCATGGACTCGACAATTTCCCGTCGCAGTTTGCCGCCTGCCTTGTCGTTATCCGTGGCGATAATCAATTCCTCGATAGAAGAACGTAATAATACGTCATGCTTCCAGCGATTAAAGCTCGCGCCGCCGACGGCTACCGCTGCATAGCCCGCCTCCATCCAACTCATTGCATCGATTTCTGCCTCGCAAATGATGGTCGACTTGCCTGCGTTATTTATTCCGTAGACTAGTTCGCGAATTGGACGTCCACCTTGATAGTACCAAAACGTCTTGCCGTAAATCTTGCGATATTTCACGTTGTCCAGGCGACCGTCCACTCCGAACCACGGAATCACCGCCGCCTTGCTCCCGACATCATATCGAACGCCCATTTGCCGTTGAACTCGTTCGCTGATGCCGCGTTTTTGTAAATACGTATAATCCTCCGTATATCGATCTAAAATCCCCGCATTCAACGTCTGCCTAACTCGCTGAATACGTAGAACGGGCGGATTTAGTTTAACGCCGACTGAATGGTCGGACATTCCGTAAGTGCCGAGTAGATAATCCTCCGTCTCCTCATACGTTTCGTTTCGAAGGAACGCAAGTAGCTTGGCGAAGCCGCCGCTCGCCCATTCGGAATCGTACGCACCGCTGTCGCCCCAACAGCCGGCGAATGCGCCGTCAAAGTTAACGAAGAAGGATGGCGTCTGATCGTATCGAAACGGACTTGCTGCGATGAGTTTGTCGTTCGACCATTTCGGACGTATCCAGTTATATGATTCGATTTCAGTGCGAATGTCTATGTCGACCGTTTGGCCGCGTATTTTTATTTCCGCCATATTGCTTCCTCCTTAGTTCCCAAAACGGGAACTTATCTGTGCAACCAACCGTTATTTTCGGTCAGCCATCGCTTTTGCAATTATTTCGTCAAGATTAAATGAAATTCCTGCATGTTTTAGGTTTAAAAAGAACAATTCGCGGGAACGTATATCATTGTACTTCTTGTGGTATTCCGCCTTCCACTGGCGAGGATCATTAATCATATACTCGTTCGCGTCTCTGCCGCGTGTCCACGTAATGATGTCTAGCTCTACAAGTTTTGACAGTTCTACGTTGATTTTAGTTTTCGATATACCGGCTAATTCAAAATCGCTAAGCTTCGGAATAAGCGCTGTTTCTTTTCCGTAAAAGTACGAAAAAGTCATTATTAGCCCTAAGATGCTTAGTTGGCGTTTTGAAAAATCCCTTTTAAGCACTTCCGCTAAAATCATTACTTCCTTAATAGCTAAGTCCTTATTCCTTCTATTGATTACTACCTCATCAAATAGGTCTGAATATATCGTTACAATTCTTTCGTGGGTTAAACCTGCCCAATTCATTGTTAACGCTCCTAATAAGTGTTTACTATTATAATAATTTAAATTATTAAAGATTAGTAGTGACTTTAGGAGGAGCGATGTTTGCTATTCTTCGACAGCCTTTTCATTACCCTAATACTATTGCTTACATATGTTCGTGTAAATAGCGAAGATTGTCGAATATGACGTAAATTATAACTTTTTTGTTAAACTTTCTGACAATGGAATAAATTACTAAATTACCCATCATATCGACTATTTTCTTAAAAATCGAAATGACTCGCCGCTGCCGTCCCCGTTTCTGGCTCGCGCACTATACCGACTTGCGGCACGTAGATAATCTCACGCGAAATCCCCTCGCCACCATCCCGCCCTTTATTCAATCCGATCAGCCCGCGCCCTTGCTTGTAATCGGTGTCGACCCCGATAAGCAAATACGCATCTTCCAGCAACTGCTTCGTTTTCTTAACGTCCTTCCTTTGCGGAAGCTCGAGTTCGCGATTGCCGTCGTCGTCCTCGTTTTCCACGCCTTCCTCCGCCTGTGTAATCGCAAATATAACCGTTTTTGTTTTACCGGCCAGCCTACGCAATTTCATCGAAGTATTCGCCGCGTCGCCGCCCGTTGTCTTAGACGTGTTCTTCTCGTAATCGAGATAATAGAACGGATCGACTACGACAACGTCCGATTTCGTGGCGAGAATGTCCGCCTCTAGTGCGTTCAAGCTACGGTCGAAAAAGTCGTCATCATCAACGGCTCGCACCGTAATATTGCCGGGCACTAGATCGTTCAACTGTTCGACAAAGTCACGGAACGCTACTTCGAATTCGGGCGATAATTTGCCGTAACGCATTTCCGTTGAATCAAAGCCGGCAGCCATATCGATGCCCTCGACCTTTGCCGTAGTCAGACCGCGCCTTGCCGATATGCTGACGAAGATACGAACGAGCACTTCGAACCAGCCCATTTCCATCGCCCATATAAGAACGTTCGCGCCTTGCATCGCCGACTCGATCGCTTCCTCTAGCGTATAGACCGACTTACCACGACCAGACTTTCCGTAAACCGTGTAGACGTTCGATGAAACGAATCCGCCCACCTGTTCGTTGATGAACGGAAACTTCGACTTCCAGATACGGAACGACTCGCCGGATTTACGACGGTCATACTCTGCCAGGAATTTGTCGCCGTCCGTTTTGACGTTCGTCCCAACAATCGAACGAGTGTTCGTATTTATTTTAATCGATTGTAGGTCGGAAATCAAGTCGTCCAGGAATCCTTGCATATCTTTTTGCCCGTCCGTTTCGAACTTGCGCCCGAGTTGTTCGTTGACATACGTTGCGAACTGTTGTTGAGCTGAATAGTCCTTTATCTTACGCGTGAGGAATTCGTAGCTGTCGCCTACCTGTGGCGTGTACATAAAATCGGGACACTCCGCTGTTATCGTTGCGTATGAGGGCGCATCGCCCCGATTGCGTTCAGCATAGTCGAGCACGAACCGAAGGGCCTGCCTATCGCCCTCCGGAAGATCGCGTTCGCTTACGCCGTGTTTCGTGATTGCACTTACGTTATTTTCGTCGATAATTTTCGAGATTAAGAGATTTCCGTAGTGCATGCGTTCCCCTCCTTCTATTTCATGTTAATGGAAATCGTCGAAATTGGTCAATGCCAGCGTGTGTGTTTTGGAAATAATATTTGTCGCTGTTTCATCGAAATGTTCATTAGTTATTCTGTAAATTGCTCACTCTTCCAACCACATTTACATATATACATCCACCAAATAGAAGTACCCCAATTATCTTTTTTAAGTAATTTCCCTGTTGAAACAGAACGTTCAAAAGAAATTGCCATTTCCCCAACTTCTTTAATTTTTTTATTCCCACACTTCGGACATTCTT containing:
- a CDS encoding AimR family lysis-lysogeny pheromone receptor, producing MHKLHKEICHTIEDHNYLTYNKVADIIGCTKQEMSHFHLNGQLSFRKYLRLSFVLYPHNQKEVMDSWCLRFNTTESIKQSFEYASITRNKSLLKQIIDKYQDDKSLSKHVAIYTILYDFYINKIGAKDLIDRLNKAGQFKGEIAILSEIIKCYNYYYNEKYHLMLETAQEALASIKKLSDRQLFIKECYLHRLAEVLGHVSRHLNDIKSARFYANLIINANICPKTVSSASYILGMTYLTEDKEKAIKYLQSRYEITQSMGEQDLIDNARRDLDFAKLYLNVPLASDSDPILLRLQNNKGSEFELKLIKEAIFQQGDDEFLVLLNAIAKNSLEKMHECRKTFFKQSNYFFASLAAREAKKLGETSSMIDEMIDLKIETKGDVEFEENFIRCFNRVSIGCNSISA
- a CDS encoding sigma-70 RNA polymerase sigma factor region 4 domain-containing protein, whose product is MNQQQKLNINHAVTQYIGAKSESDFTNIYRDLLSEYQPKLSYWSSSTFMANDHDMMDLFHDTLLKSLDVVERDGGDFVKLFNRSLNNRYKSLLRKLKTRRAYEQYEIEREGEEEAATLELADDYRFEDFIGAKQKDDQRQLIDFLVRGENERTTAIVQSYLATDLKTPTAIGNYLGLDHKQVSRTFKRLAGKFDSKQFGDYHDYLVAL
- a CDS encoding toprim domain-containing protein; this encodes MAEIKIRGQTVDIDIRTEIESYNWIRPKWSNDKLIAASPFRYDQTPSFFVNFDGAFAGCWGDSGAYDSEWASGGFAKLLAFLRNETYEETEDYLLGTYGMSDHSVGVKLNPPVLRIQRVRQTLNAGILDRYTEDYTYLQKRGISERVQRQMGVRYDVGSKAAVIPWFGVDGRLDNVKYRKIYGKTFWYYQGGRPIRELVYGINNAGKSTIICEAEIDAMSWMEAGYAAVAVGGASFNRWKHDVLLRSSIEELIIATDNDKAGGKLRREIVESMRGKVRLRNAYVRTDCKDANEALMKYGVEALKTAVEKSESCLGVYVKVRTSPRGK
- a CDS encoding helix-turn-helix domain-containing protein, with product MIDFSPLRKTLEEKNMVISDMRDKILHPKTIATINKNGDVNLSTIEKICLFLDVPIEKVVRFTTDGSKTK
- a CDS encoding replication protein, giving the protein MNWAGLTHERIVTIYSDLFDEVVINRRNKDLAIKEVMILAEVLKRDFSKRQLSILGLIMTFSYFYGKETALIPKLSDFELAGISKTKINVELSKLVELDIITWTRGRDANEYMINDPRQWKAEYHKKYNDIRSRELFFLNLKHAGISFNLDEIIAKAMADRK
- a CDS encoding DnaB-like helicase C-terminal domain-containing protein, with translation MHYGNLLISKIIDENNVSAITKHGVSERDLPEGDRQALRFVLDYAERNRGDAPSYATITAECPDFMYTPQVGDSYEFLTRKIKDYSAQQQFATYVNEQLGRKFETDGQKDMQGFLDDLISDLQSIKINTNTRSIVGTNVKTDGDKFLAEYDRRKSGESFRIWKSKFPFINEQVGGFVSSNVYTVYGKSGRGKSVYTLEEAIESAMQGANVLIWAMEMGWFEVLVRIFVSISARRGLTTAKVEGIDMAAGFDSTEMRYGKLSPEFEVAFRDFVEQLNDLVPGNITVRAVDDDDFFDRSLNALEADILATKSDVVVVDPFYYLDYEKNTSKTTGGDAANTSMKLRRLAGKTKTVIFAITQAEEGVENEDDDGNRELELPQRKDVKKTKQLLEDAYLLIGVDTDYKQGRGLIGLNKGRDGGEGISREIIYVPQVGIVREPETGTAAASHFDF
- a CDS encoding helix-turn-helix transcriptional regulator is translated as MTQVQLAHKIGKSPKWVSDTCNKRHILSLINAKLIADAVGCHIDDLYEFKYARSKRNSNG